A single Thermaerobacter sp. FW80 DNA region contains:
- a CDS encoding YdeI family protein, whose product MNGDNLAAGPAKNRGVKPAGNRAGDPGTSPDGHPGGHPGSGSGGKDPRVGDLLQRETRWRAEFSRLRSILLDRPLEETVKWGQPCYTHGGKNVVLIHGFKDYCALLFFNQTETVRVARQMRFTSLAEIEAKEPVIRDYVRRAIAVEEAGLGVDFAEGRDLPVPGEREEKFAAMPELKAAWEALTPGRRRAYTGCLFLGLGLGMVFDKTGAGVLIGLGAGLLLEYFWGHRA is encoded by the coding sequence TTGAACGGCGACAACCTGGCCGCCGGCCCGGCCAAGAACCGGGGCGTCAAGCCGGCCGGCAACCGGGCCGGCGACCCGGGCACCAGCCCGGATGGGCACCCGGGCGGCCACCCGGGCAGCGGCTCGGGCGGCAAGGACCCCCGCGTCGGCGACCTGCTCCAGCGGGAAACCCGCTGGCGGGCTGAATTCAGCAGGCTGCGGTCCATCCTCCTTGACCGGCCCCTGGAGGAAACCGTCAAGTGGGGGCAGCCCTGCTATACCCACGGCGGCAAGAACGTGGTGCTGATCCACGGCTTCAAGGACTACTGCGCCCTGCTCTTCTTCAATCAAACGGAGACGGTGCGGGTGGCCCGGCAGATGCGGTTCACGAGCCTGGCGGAGATCGAGGCGAAGGAGCCGGTCATCCGTGACTACGTCCGCCGGGCCATCGCCGTGGAGGAAGCGGGCTTGGGGGTCGACTTCGCCGAAGGGCGGGATCTGCCGGTCCCCGGCGAGCGTGAGGAGAAATTTGCCGCGATGCCGGAACTGAAGGCGGCCTGGGAGGCGCTGACCCCAGGGCGCCGGCGAGCTTACACGGGTTGCCTGTTCCTCGGGCTGGGGCTTGGGATGGTGTTCGACAAAACGGGTGCCGGTGTCCTGATCGGCCTGGGTGCCGGGCTTTTGCTGGAGTACTTCTGGGGGCACCGGGCGTGA
- a CDS encoding arginase family protein produces MHAAGDTAAGDGKQRGVKAMQAPQQPKAGMPFTGIATFARAPYVPPKALQPGQADFAVIGVPFDAAVGFRPGQRLAPRAIRDLSTRYALPWGPANPGYWDIQDDRWYLQGCRLVDLGDADPLYTDLDHLDRSVEHVVGAALRAGAVPVVLGGDHSITYPVLRAYGELLKSAGGPGAPLAEAGAGITTGRTGPSLLPSPGARSPGSPGARTMEAMGPHGRGEGRLHILQIDAHLDFSADVAGFLRSNSSPFRRAAELPYIGTITVIGVRGIRTSPEAYAAAVQRGNRIVTMGEWRAAWARRGAIAAGAGPGCGPNPGGTAGSDHAASLGGTTEPGNGASAGGATGPGIGVRAGGATESGNGARAGGATQSGDGAGPVGAAGAGGGTSPGSEEQAGSRLSWPPASGDDANPLAPFLETIPPGELLYISLDIDGLDPAVAPGTSSPEPGGLTYEEVREILRLAASRARVVGIDIVEVNPYLDPGGMTALLAARLAIEAMAFSHDALARTAPGS; encoded by the coding sequence ATGCACGCAGCCGGCGACACGGCAGCCGGCGATGGCAAGCAGAGGGGGGTCAAGGCGATGCAGGCGCCGCAGCAGCCGAAGGCCGGAATGCCCTTCACCGGCATTGCCACCTTTGCCCGGGCGCCCTACGTGCCGCCCAAGGCGCTGCAGCCCGGCCAGGCCGATTTTGCCGTCATCGGGGTGCCCTTTGACGCGGCCGTGGGCTTCCGGCCGGGCCAGCGGCTGGCGCCGCGGGCCATCCGCGACCTTTCGACCCGTTACGCCCTGCCCTGGGGACCAGCCAACCCCGGCTACTGGGACATCCAGGACGACCGCTGGTATCTTCAGGGCTGCCGGCTGGTCGACCTGGGCGACGCCGACCCGCTCTACACCGACCTGGATCACCTGGATCGCAGCGTGGAGCACGTGGTGGGCGCCGCCTTGCGGGCGGGGGCCGTGCCGGTGGTGCTGGGGGGCGACCATTCCATCACGTACCCGGTGCTGCGGGCGTACGGCGAGCTGCTGAAGTCCGCGGGCGGCCCGGGGGCCCCCCTGGCGGAAGCCGGCGCCGGTATCACGACGGGACGAACCGGCCCGAGCCTGTTGCCGTCACCGGGCGCCCGGTCACCGGGGAGCCCAGGCGCCCGCACGATGGAAGCGATGGGGCCCCATGGGCGCGGCGAGGGACGGCTTCACATCCTCCAGATTGACGCTCACCTGGATTTCTCCGCCGATGTGGCCGGGTTCCTCCGGTCCAACTCGAGCCCCTTCCGCCGGGCGGCCGAACTGCCCTACATCGGGACCATCACCGTCATCGGCGTCCGCGGCATCCGCACCAGCCCCGAGGCGTATGCGGCCGCCGTCCAGCGGGGAAACCGCATCGTGACCATGGGGGAGTGGCGGGCCGCGTGGGCCAGGCGAGGGGCCATCGCCGCGGGGGCGGGCCCGGGTTGTGGGCCGAACCCAGGTGGTACGGCAGGATCTGACCATGCGGCGAGCTTAGGCGGTACCACGGAGCCTGGCAATGGGGCGAGCGCAGGCGGGGCGACGGGGCCTGGCATTGGGGTCAGGGCGGGCGGTGCGACGGAGTCTGGCAATGGGGCGAGGGCGGGTGGAGCGACGCAATCTGGCGATGGGGCCGGCCCGGTCGGAGCGGCAGGGGCAGGTGGCGGAACGAGCCCGGGCAGCGAGGAGCAGGCCGGCAGCCGGCTGAGCTGGCCACCCGCATCAGGGGACGACGCGAACCCGCTGGCGCCCTTCCTCGAGACCATTCCCCCGGGTGAGCTGCTCTATATCAGCCTGGACATCGACGGCTTGGACCCGGCGGTGGCCCCCGGCACGTCGAGTCCCGAACCGGGCGGCCTGACCTACGAGGAGGTCCGGGAGATCCTGCGCCTCGCGGCGAGCCGCGCCCGGGTGGTGGGCATCGACATCGTGGAGGTCAACCCGTACCTGGACCCGGGTGGGATGACGGCGCTGCTGGCGGCTCGCCTGGCCATCGAAGCCATGGCGTTCAGCCATGATGCTCTGGCTCGGACGGCACCGGGGTCCTGA
- a CDS encoding NAD-dependent deacylase has protein sequence MDRTNGAASGCSGGQAVPSSTEIQRLATLIRGARHMVAFTGAGASTESGLPDFRSSQGLWRRVPQHMASLAFMERHFDEFVAFYRQRIAALEGARPSRVHRILARWEAAGWLKAVITQNVDGLHQQAGSRRVLPLHGDLRTCRCQRCGRTQPSKAFLSHPYCGCGGRLRPNVVLFGEPLPAAVWEQARREALRCDLMLVVGSSLEVYPAASLPELVARRAAAGEAVLAIVNRDPTPLDEEAGLVLRGVAGDVLERVDQELARMESNRTGKRREDEALPSDPSG, from the coding sequence ATGGACCGAACCAACGGGGCGGCGTCGGGGTGCAGCGGCGGGCAAGCCGTGCCTTCTTCCACCGAGATCCAGCGCCTGGCGACCCTCATCCGCGGGGCGCGCCACATGGTGGCCTTCACCGGGGCCGGGGCCAGCACCGAATCGGGCTTGCCCGACTTCCGCTCGTCGCAGGGCCTGTGGCGGCGGGTTCCGCAGCACATGGCCAGCCTAGCGTTCATGGAGCGCCACTTCGACGAGTTCGTGGCCTTTTACCGCCAGCGGATCGCGGCCCTCGAGGGGGCGCGGCCCAGCCGGGTCCACCGCATCCTGGCCCGGTGGGAGGCGGCGGGATGGCTGAAGGCCGTGATCACCCAGAACGTCGACGGCCTCCACCAGCAAGCTGGATCGCGCCGGGTGCTGCCGCTGCACGGCGACCTGCGGACGTGCCGCTGCCAGCGCTGCGGACGAACCCAGCCCTCCAAGGCCTTCCTCAGCCACCCCTACTGCGGTTGCGGGGGGCGCCTCCGGCCCAACGTCGTGCTCTTCGGCGAGCCCCTGCCAGCCGCGGTCTGGGAGCAGGCCCGGCGCGAGGCGCTTCGCTGCGACTTGATGCTGGTGGTCGGTTCGTCCCTCGAGGTCTATCCCGCCGCGTCCCTTCCCGAGCTGGTGGCCAGGCGGGCGGCCGCCGGCGAGGCTGTGCTGGCCATCGTCAACCGCGACCCGACGCCGCTGGATGAGGAGGCGGGGCTCGTCCTCCGCGGCGTGGCGGGGGACGTCCTGGAACGGGTCGACCAGGAACTGGCGCGGATGGAGTCGAACCGTACCGGCAAGCGGCGCGAAGACGAGGCCCTGCCAAGCGATCCGTCCGGCTGA
- a CDS encoding DinB family protein, giving the protein MTGAAQDGSRNKGTLLDPAGLLEILESNRRLTVRVIEAFPEEALFQYKPVEILRPFAEMVQEILNIEDDYVRGIALGEWYFGKVADDARTKADLLAACEQVRARTRELWPRVTTERLLQVESDPFFGGPPQSHFERLVYALENEIHHRGQGYVYLRELGIEPPLFYER; this is encoded by the coding sequence GTGACGGGAGCGGCCCAGGACGGGAGCCGCAACAAGGGGACCTTGCTCGATCCTGCCGGGCTTCTTGAAATCCTTGAGAGCAATCGCCGCCTCACCGTGCGGGTCATCGAAGCGTTCCCGGAGGAGGCCCTCTTCCAATACAAGCCCGTGGAGATCCTGCGCCCCTTTGCCGAGATGGTCCAGGAGATCCTGAACATTGAAGACGATTACGTCCGCGGCATTGCCCTGGGCGAGTGGTACTTCGGCAAGGTGGCGGACGACGCCCGCACGAAAGCCGACCTCCTGGCCGCTTGCGAACAGGTCCGGGCCCGAACGCGCGAACTGTGGCCTCGGGTGACGACCGAGCGCCTCTTGCAGGTCGAGTCGGATCCCTTCTTCGGAGGCCCGCCCCAGAGCCACTTTGAGCGGTTGGTGTATGCCCTGGAGAACGAGATCCACCACCGGGGGCAGGGGTACGTGTATCTGCGGGAGCTGGGCATAGAGCCGCCTCTGTTCTATGAGCGCTGA
- a CDS encoding MoaD/ThiS family protein, with protein MQFRVRLGPDLARAAGVPVAVVEAPIETTVEQILLRLGEDYPALREALSTALLVAGGRVLGRREVVPAGVDLALLQPMAGGQGGG; from the coding sequence ATGCAGTTCCGGGTGCGTCTTGGCCCCGACCTGGCCAGGGCGGCCGGGGTGCCGGTGGCGGTTGTCGAAGCGCCCATCGAGACCACCGTTGAGCAGATCCTGTTGCGGCTGGGCGAGGACTATCCCGCCCTGCGGGAGGCCCTGTCAACGGCGTTGCTGGTTGCCGGCGGGCGCGTGTTAGGCCGCCGGGAAGTAGTTCCGGCGGGGGTTGACCTGGCCTTGCTGCAGCCCATGGCGGGCGGGCAGGGAGGCGGGTAG
- a CDS encoding acetamidase/formamidase family protein, whose product MALPLRTADETVFVDRFTDGVLDPAQPMLGPVRDGGHIVANTAPGCWGPMITPHLKGGHEVTVPVAVEGAEVGDAVAIRIKDITVTSIATASGNDRPMEGRFVDDPYCAARCPQCGTMYPPTRLEGIGPESVRCANCGADATPFTFTNGYTIVFDATRRVGVTVHREAAEAIARDAARYAALPARSTQNPILRFAPHDLVGVVARLRPFLGQLGTVPAIRMPDSHNAGDFGAFLIGKQHEFALTPEQLALRTDGHMDCDAVRAGAIVIAPVKVPGAGVYLGDMHALQGDGEIAGHTCDVSGTVTLQVEVIKGLNIDGPILFPVPEDLPYLARPFTEEELARARALAEQWGLRELERTAPISVIGTGPDLNAATDNGLERAARLLDMTVPEVKNRATITGAIEIARHPGVVQVTFLAPVDRLARIGLGPYIEAQYGIKA is encoded by the coding sequence ATGGCGTTGCCCTTGCGCACCGCGGACGAGACCGTCTTCGTCGACCGCTTCACCGACGGCGTCTTGGACCCTGCACAGCCCATGCTGGGACCCGTCCGCGACGGCGGGCACATCGTCGCCAACACCGCCCCCGGTTGCTGGGGGCCGATGATCACGCCCCACCTCAAGGGAGGGCACGAGGTGACCGTGCCCGTGGCCGTCGAGGGGGCGGAAGTCGGGGACGCCGTCGCCATCCGGATCAAGGACATCACGGTGACCTCCATCGCCACGGCCTCGGGCAACGACCGCCCCATGGAGGGGCGTTTCGTCGACGATCCATACTGCGCCGCTCGCTGTCCCCAGTGCGGCACCATGTACCCGCCGACGCGGCTTGAAGGCATCGGGCCCGAGTCGGTCCGCTGCGCCAACTGCGGCGCCGACGCGACGCCCTTCACCTTCACCAACGGCTACACCATCGTGTTCGACGCCACGCGGCGGGTGGGGGTGACCGTCCACCGCGAGGCGGCGGAGGCCATTGCCCGCGACGCGGCCCGCTATGCCGCCCTCCCGGCCCGTTCGACGCAGAACCCCATCCTGCGATTCGCGCCCCACGACCTGGTGGGCGTGGTGGCGCGGCTGCGTCCCTTCCTCGGCCAGCTGGGGACGGTACCGGCGATCCGCATGCCGGATTCCCACAACGCCGGGGACTTCGGCGCGTTCCTGATCGGTAAGCAGCACGAGTTCGCCTTGACGCCGGAACAGCTTGCCCTTCGCACTGACGGGCACATGGACTGTGACGCGGTACGTGCGGGTGCCATCGTGATCGCACCGGTCAAGGTGCCAGGGGCTGGGGTCTACCTCGGAGACATGCACGCCCTCCAAGGGGACGGTGAGATCGCCGGCCACACCTGTGACGTCTCCGGCACGGTGACCCTTCAGGTCGAGGTCATCAAGGGCCTGAACATCGACGGCCCCATCCTCTTCCCGGTCCCGGAGGACCTGCCCTACTTGGCCCGGCCCTTCACGGAGGAAGAACTGGCCCGCGCCCGGGCTCTGGCGGAGCAGTGGGGGCTTCGCGAGTTGGAGCGAACGGCCCCCATCTCGGTGATCGGCACGGGACCGGATCTCAACGCGGCCACCGACAACGGCCTGGAACGGGCCGCTCGGCTGCTCGACATGACCGTACCCGAGGTGAAGAACCGGGCCACCATCACAGGGGCCATCGAGATCGCGCGGCACCCCGGCGTAGTGCAGGTGACCTTCCTGGCCCCCGTCGACCGGCTGGCACGGATTGGGCTTGGGCCGTACATCGAGGCGCAGTATGGGATCAAGGCGTAG
- a CDS encoding type IV pilus twitching motility protein PilT gives MAGPELALWLRQAAECGASDLHLTVESPPVVRVHGELQDLPGPRLRPEHVAALVRPILDQRLQERLERDGQVDFAYSLPGVGRFRANVYRQRGSLAAAFRLIPTSVPDLGELGLPPAVAGLCELSQGLVLVTGPTGSGKSTTLAAMVDRINRTRRLHIVTLEDPIEYLHRHRRSLVNQREVGIDVPTFAAGLRAALREDPDVIMVGEMRDLDTIATALTAAETGHLVLATLHTPSAPQAVDRIIDVFPAEQQNQVRVQLAGVLEAVIAQRLVPTADGRGRHVVAEVLLGTAAVRNLIREGKTAQLPAVMETSRQYGMVTLRESAGQLLARGLVTREALLRAGVR, from the coding sequence GTGGCAGGGCCGGAGCTGGCCCTCTGGTTGCGCCAGGCGGCCGAATGCGGCGCCTCCGATCTCCACCTGACGGTGGAGTCGCCGCCGGTGGTGCGGGTCCACGGCGAGTTGCAGGACCTGCCGGGACCTCGGCTGCGACCGGAGCATGTCGCGGCGCTGGTTCGTCCGATCCTGGACCAGCGGCTCCAGGAGCGGCTGGAGCGGGACGGGCAGGTGGACTTCGCCTACAGCCTGCCCGGCGTCGGCCGCTTCCGGGCCAACGTCTACCGGCAGCGGGGCAGCCTGGCGGCCGCCTTCCGCCTGATCCCCACCTCCGTACCCGATCTGGGCGAACTCGGCCTGCCGCCGGCCGTGGCCGGCCTCTGCGAGCTGTCCCAGGGGCTCGTGCTCGTGACCGGCCCCACGGGCAGCGGGAAGTCGACCACCCTGGCGGCGATGGTCGACCGGATCAACCGCACCCGGCGCCTCCACATCGTGACGTTGGAGGATCCCATCGAGTACCTGCACCGCCACCGCCGGAGCCTGGTGAACCAGCGGGAGGTCGGGATCGACGTCCCCACCTTCGCGGCCGGCCTGCGGGCCGCCCTGCGGGAAGACCCCGACGTGATCATGGTCGGGGAGATGCGGGACCTGGACACCATCGCCACGGCGTTGACGGCCGCGGAGACCGGGCACCTGGTGCTCGCCACCCTGCACACCCCCAGCGCTCCCCAGGCGGTGGACCGGATCATCGACGTCTTCCCCGCGGAGCAGCAGAACCAGGTGCGGGTGCAGCTGGCGGGGGTCCTGGAGGCGGTGATCGCCCAGCGGCTGGTGCCCACCGCCGACGGGCGGGGTCGGCACGTCGTGGCCGAGGTCCTGCTGGGCACCGCGGCGGTGCGCAACCTGATCCGCGAGGGCAAGACGGCCCAGCTCCCGGCGGTGATGGAGACCTCGCGGCAGTACGGGATGGTGACCCTGCGGGAGAGCGCGGGGCAGCTGCTCGCCCGGGGGTTGGTGACGCGAGAGGCGCTGCTTCGCGCCGGGGTGCGCTAG
- a CDS encoding A24 family peptidase: MGPVATAAAGVVGLAVGSFVNTFIDRWPRGQSVIAPPSRCDRCGRRLRPLEMVPVLSWIALRGRCRTCRAPIGWQAPVVEAMTGVLFAAVAATAANGAQLMLGLGFVAVLVAVAGVDLRCQLIPDVALLTGAGWALLVNLLIPADEPAQGLATSWLRPPAVGGGGAHWAGSLGAAAVAGAVFQVLRWGSRGGLGFGDVKLAAWLGLYLGPRALPVALFAAALLGGLVATGLLVARRRGRRDAIPFGPFLAVGGLVGWFGGEALWAAYVGVGLR, translated from the coding sequence ATGGGGCCGGTGGCGACCGCCGCGGCCGGCGTGGTGGGCCTTGCCGTCGGCAGCTTCGTCAACACCTTCATCGACCGCTGGCCGCGGGGCCAGTCGGTGATCGCGCCGCCCTCCCGCTGCGATCGCTGCGGCCGGCGGCTCCGCCCGCTGGAGATGGTGCCGGTGCTGAGCTGGATTGCGCTGCGGGGGCGGTGCCGCACCTGCCGGGCGCCCATCGGCTGGCAGGCGCCGGTGGTGGAGGCGATGACGGGCGTCCTGTTCGCCGCGGTGGCGGCCACGGCGGCGAACGGGGCGCAGCTCATGCTGGGGCTCGGGTTCGTCGCCGTGCTGGTCGCCGTCGCCGGGGTCGACCTGCGCTGTCAACTCATCCCCGACGTCGCGCTGCTGACGGGGGCGGGCTGGGCGCTGCTGGTGAACCTCCTGATCCCGGCGGACGAACCGGCTCAGGGGCTCGCGACGAGCTGGCTCCGGCCCCCGGCGGTGGGGGGCGGAGGGGCCCACTGGGCCGGGTCGCTGGGCGCGGCGGCCGTCGCCGGCGCGGTCTTCCAGGTCCTCCGGTGGGGGTCCCGCGGCGGCCTGGGCTTCGGCGACGTCAAACTGGCCGCCTGGCTGGGCCTCTACCTGGGGCCCCGGGCCCTACCGGTGGCCCTCTTCGCGGCGGCCCTCCTCGGGGGCCTGGTGGCGACCGGGCTCCTCGTGGCCCGCCGCCGTGGACGTCGGGATGCCATCCCCTTCGGCCCCTTCCTGGCGGTGGGAGGCCTGGTGGGGTGGTTCGGCGGCGAAGCCCTGTGGGCGGCCTACGTGGGCGTCGGCCTGCGGTAG
- a CDS encoding GspE/PulE family protein gives MARWLFRGPLGDYLVERGWITPQQLQAALDEQRQSGRRLGQILLDHGWITRAQLQEALAAQLAVRVWDLRQNPPDPAVARRVPDWVARRYLVLPVADDGRRLAVAMADPTDLEALDQVRLVTGREVEPVLADEDAIRAWLARIFGLLEVAERALQATRTSGEAGTPHTRDEPAPGRTAPRGMGRPGDGADVPGHAAAARDPEAGPDPGGLRGVGGAFDALDPHASSRGSTAGSRGRGPTAPRPRDPGGRPVRPERDPAATPAPVIELVQNLLEEAVRQRASDVHVEPGDGTFTIRFRIDGTLHVAMTPPPALHPAVTTRLKVLAGMDVAERRLPQDGRFRIRVDGREFDCRCSTMPTVHGEKVVIRLLDRSLGVARLDDLGLPPDVVAQLRELVRRPHGLLLVTGPTGSGKSTTLAALLQEIDRTRLNVLTIEDPVEYEIPGASQSQVNPRAGLTFEVALRHLLRQDPDVIMVGEVRDRETADTAVRAALTGHLILATLHTNDAPSSVTRLVDMGVEPFLLGSSLLAVLAQRLVRVLCPHCRQAYAPGEAVRSVFAAAGVPLPTDGVLYRPVGCAECRDGYAGRRAIAELMVTNPALRDRIAAGATAAELGRRAVAGGMRTLRQAGLDLALAGITSVEEVLRVTEAPGWDEAGRGREA, from the coding sequence ATGGCGCGGTGGCTCTTTCGCGGCCCACTGGGAGACTACCTGGTGGAGCGGGGCTGGATCACCCCCCAACAACTGCAGGCCGCCCTCGACGAGCAGCGCCAGAGCGGCCGGCGGCTGGGCCAGATCCTGCTCGACCACGGTTGGATCACCCGGGCGCAGCTCCAGGAGGCGCTGGCAGCCCAGCTGGCGGTGCGGGTCTGGGACCTCCGCCAGAACCCGCCCGACCCCGCCGTCGCCCGTCGCGTGCCCGACTGGGTGGCCCGGCGGTACCTGGTGTTGCCGGTGGCGGACGACGGTCGCCGCCTGGCGGTGGCGATGGCGGATCCCACCGACCTGGAGGCCCTGGACCAGGTGCGCCTGGTGACGGGTCGCGAGGTCGAACCCGTCCTGGCCGACGAGGACGCGATCAGGGCATGGCTGGCCCGCATCTTCGGCCTGCTCGAGGTGGCGGAGCGGGCCCTCCAGGCGACCCGGACGTCCGGGGAAGCGGGGACGCCTCACACCCGGGACGAACCGGCCCCAGGCCGGACGGCTCCGCGGGGGATGGGACGGCCGGGGGACGGTGCGGACGTGCCCGGACACGCCGCTGCGGCCAGGGATCCCGAGGCCGGGCCCGACCCCGGCGGGCTGCGGGGGGTCGGCGGGGCGTTCGACGCGCTGGATCCGCACGCCTCCTCCCGAGGCAGCACCGCGGGGTCCCGCGGCCGCGGGCCCACGGCTCCGCGGCCGCGGGACCCGGGCGGGAGGCCGGTTCGTCCCGAGCGGGATCCCGCCGCGACCCCGGCCCCCGTGATCGAGCTGGTCCAGAACCTGCTGGAAGAGGCGGTGCGGCAGCGGGCCTCGGACGTGCACGTCGAGCCGGGGGACGGCACCTTCACCATCCGCTTCCGCATCGACGGCACCCTGCACGTGGCGATGACCCCGCCGCCGGCCCTGCACCCGGCCGTGACCACGCGCCTGAAGGTGCTGGCGGGGATGGACGTCGCCGAGCGCCGGTTGCCCCAGGACGGCCGGTTTCGCATCCGGGTGGACGGTCGCGAGTTCGACTGCCGCTGTTCCACGATGCCGACGGTCCACGGCGAGAAGGTGGTGATCCGCCTGCTGGACCGCTCCCTCGGGGTGGCGCGGCTCGACGACCTGGGCCTGCCGCCGGACGTCGTCGCGCAGCTCCGGGAGCTGGTCCGTCGGCCCCACGGCCTGTTGCTCGTCACCGGGCCCACCGGCAGCGGCAAGTCGACCACCCTGGCGGCGCTGCTGCAGGAGATCGACCGGACGCGCCTGAATGTGCTGACCATCGAAGATCCCGTGGAGTACGAGATCCCCGGCGCCAGCCAGAGCCAGGTGAACCCCCGGGCGGGCCTGACCTTCGAGGTGGCCCTGCGCCACCTGCTGCGCCAGGATCCCGACGTGATCATGGTGGGGGAGGTCCGCGACCGGGAGACGGCGGACACCGCCGTGCGGGCGGCGCTCACCGGCCACCTGATCCTGGCCACCCTGCACACCAACGACGCCCCGTCCAGCGTGACGCGCCTCGTGGACATGGGCGTCGAGCCGTTCCTGCTGGGGTCGTCGTTGCTGGCCGTCCTGGCCCAGCGCCTGGTGCGGGTCCTCTGCCCCCACTGCCGGCAGGCGTATGCGCCCGGCGAGGCGGTGCGCTCGGTCTTCGCGGCCGCCGGCGTCCCGCTGCCCACCGATGGGGTGCTCTACCGGCCGGTGGGGTGTGCCGAGTGCCGGGACGGTTACGCCGGTCGGCGGGCGATCGCCGAGCTGATGGTGACGAACCCGGCCCTCCGCGACCGCATCGCCGCCGGCGCCACCGCCGCCGAGCTCGGCCGACGGGCGGTGGCCGGCGGGATGCGGACCCTGCGGCAGGCCGGCCTCGACCTGGCCCTGGCGGGCATCACGTCGGTCGAAGAGGTCTTGCGGGTCACCGAGGCGCCCGGCTGGGACGAGGCGGGGCGGGGGCGGGAGGCGTGA
- a CDS encoding type II secretion system F family protein, translating into MTYVYLARDIRTGRRVRGRIEAASLQEALGRLREAGYVALHVRPLVWWRDLDVRDWLRRDRLRLHPRERAVFFRQMAALLRAGIPLTTALASLAAQSRGRLQELNRRLHRSIDAGRSLHEALALQAGAFHPVHLALVRAAELSGTLDEAMARLAADEERRVRVEGKLRAAMGYPLFVLVVTLGVLVVMVTFVVPTLAGIFAQFELPLPWPTRFWVGVARDGRGLAGFVALAASIGAAAWGWARSPAGGRRWDAWKLRLPIIGPLAQALVLARITRALATLYRSGLPMLESLAAAGALAGNRVFTAALAQARSALQRGASLASALGAPGVFPQVLVDLVAVGEATGALDELLDRAARLYEDEADRRLDGLTTLVEPVLVLVMGAVVGFVAISVVLPILALLSGVTALGG; encoded by the coding sequence GTGACGTACGTCTATCTCGCCCGGGACATCCGCACCGGCCGGCGGGTGCGCGGGCGGATCGAGGCCGCCTCGCTGCAGGAGGCCCTGGGGCGGCTGCGGGAAGCCGGCTACGTGGCGCTGCACGTGCGACCCCTGGTCTGGTGGCGGGACCTGGACGTCCGGGATTGGCTGCGGCGCGATCGCCTGCGGCTGCACCCGCGGGAGCGGGCCGTGTTCTTCCGCCAGATGGCCGCCCTGCTCCGGGCCGGGATCCCGCTCACCACCGCCCTCGCCTCCCTGGCCGCCCAGAGCCGCGGGCGCCTGCAGGAGCTGAACCGGCGGCTCCACCGGTCCATCGACGCGGGGCGCTCCCTCCACGAGGCGCTGGCCCTGCAGGCGGGGGCGTTCCACCCCGTCCACCTGGCGCTGGTCCGCGCGGCGGAGCTGTCGGGCACGCTGGACGAGGCCATGGCGCGCCTGGCGGCGGACGAGGAGCGCAGGGTGCGGGTCGAGGGCAAGCTGCGGGCGGCCATGGGCTACCCGCTGTTCGTCCTGGTCGTGACCCTGGGCGTCCTCGTGGTGATGGTGACGTTCGTCGTGCCCACCCTGGCGGGGATCTTCGCCCAGTTCGAGCTGCCCCTGCCGTGGCCAACGCGCTTCTGGGTCGGCGTGGCCCGGGATGGGCGCGGGCTCGCCGGGTTCGTGGCGCTGGCGGCGTCCATCGGGGCCGCGGCGTGGGGGTGGGCGCGGTCGCCGGCCGGCGGCCGGCGCTGGGACGCGTGGAAGCTCCGGCTGCCGATCATCGGGCCCCTGGCCCAGGCCCTGGTCCTGGCGCGCATCACCCGCGCCCTGGCCACCCTGTACCGGTCCGGTCTGCCGATGCTGGAGTCGCTGGCCGCGGCGGGCGCCCTGGCGGGCAATCGGGTCTTCACCGCCGCCCTCGCCCAGGCCCGCTCGGCCCTGCAGCGGGGCGCCAGCCTGGCGTCGGCGCTCGGGGCGCCCGGCGTCTTCCCCCAGGTCCTGGTCGACCTCGTCGCGGTCGGGGAGGCGACGGGGGCGCTGGACGAGCTGCTGGATCGGGCCGCCCGTCTGTACGAGGACGAGGCGGACCGACGGCTGGACGGCTTGACCACCCTGGTGGAGCCGGTGCTGGTGCTCGTGATGGGCGCGGTGGTCGGGTTCGTCGCGATCTCCGTGGTGCTGCCCATCCTCGCCTTGCTCTCCGGCGTGACGGCCCTGGGCGGGTGA
- a CDS encoding type IV pilin protein: MLRSWWRGAGGLRRLRRWGAPLTGGGRRRGAGRSAGGGVERSPLRRQGGFTLIELGVVLAVIAILVGVSVPMYAMIVNEARTAEARQTWNMVRTELWTYFVRYGDFPGVRNGWWTGIDPAPKSNYWTYTAVTAQGGNSATLVAAHEAEKLCWTLDDRGRVTEKKNQACP, encoded by the coding sequence ATGCTGCGCTCTTGGTGGAGGGGCGCCGGGGGGCTTCGTCGGCTGCGCCGATGGGGCGCGCCCCTGACGGGGGGCGGTCGCCGTCGTGGCGCCGGGCGGAGCGCCGGTGGCGGGGTGGAACGGAGCCCCCTGCGCCGGCAGGGGGGCTTCACGCTGATCGAGCTGGGCGTGGTCCTGGCGGTCATCGCGATCCTGGTGGGGGTGTCCGTGCCCATGTACGCGATGATCGTCAACGAGGCCCGCACGGCGGAGGCCCGGCAGACCTGGAACATGGTGCGGACGGAGCTGTGGACCTACTTCGTGCGCTACGGCGACTTCCCCGGCGTGCGCAACGGCTGGTGGACCGGGATCGACCCGGCGCCGAAGAGCAACTACTGGACCTACACCGCCGTGACGGCCCAGGGCGGGAACAGCGCCACCCTGGTGGCCGCCCACGAGGCGGAGAAGCTGTGCTGGACCCTGGACGACCGCGGGCGCGTGACGGAGAAGAAGAACCAGGCCTGCCCGTGA